The Prevotella melaninogenica ATCC 25845 genome includes a window with the following:
- a CDS encoding DUF1735 and LamG domain-containing protein yields the protein MNKHIFKHIAVAFAACCVVSCQDSESDLLKQKVYFDSNLYKVEMPDSGSTLGVDITSRLSNKQDGAVDVSYSLADSSLVALYNSKYGTDYVALKHQNVTFSKASSTIAAGSIYADKVSLTLNNLDQLAEGKNYMLPIKLHSSSTPVIDGEDVEYIILAKPVKITKAGDFYNKYISVKFPAGTYFKSFTYEALVHSIWWGSNCTIMGSEGLMIFRVGDVGGGISSGILQAAGRQHYEAPEKLSINKWYHVALTYDQATGKTVMYLNGTKWAESAWNISGFDPNADVGFNIGKIPGFPWGERPFYGYMSEVRVWSVARSENQIKQNMLSVDPKSDGLELYFKLNGSETVNGNKIKDSAKGIECTTGGLEFTTLAQPLTMKDLQ from the coding sequence ATGAACAAGCATATTTTCAAACATATTGCTGTGGCGTTTGCCGCATGCTGTGTGGTGAGTTGCCAAGACAGCGAGAGCGATTTGTTGAAGCAGAAAGTTTATTTTGATAGCAATCTATACAAAGTCGAAATGCCTGACTCTGGTTCAACCTTAGGTGTCGACATTACTTCTCGCCTTTCTAACAAGCAAGATGGGGCAGTAGATGTCTCTTATTCACTTGCCGACTCATCATTGGTTGCTCTTTATAATAGCAAGTACGGAACAGACTACGTTGCTTTAAAGCATCAGAATGTTACGTTCAGTAAGGCTTCTTCAACGATTGCAGCTGGAAGTATCTATGCTGATAAGGTGTCGTTGACGCTTAACAATCTCGACCAGTTAGCAGAGGGAAAGAACTATATGTTGCCTATCAAGCTACATTCAAGTTCTACTCCTGTTATTGATGGGGAAGATGTTGAGTATATTATTTTAGCAAAACCTGTTAAGATTACAAAGGCTGGTGACTTCTATAATAAGTATATCTCTGTGAAGTTCCCAGCAGGAACCTACTTTAAGTCCTTCACCTATGAGGCATTGGTTCACTCTATTTGGTGGGGCAGCAACTGTACTATTATGGGTTCAGAGGGTCTGATGATCTTCCGCGTAGGTGATGTTGGTGGTGGTATTTCTTCTGGTATCTTACAGGCAGCAGGTAGACAGCACTATGAAGCACCAGAGAAACTTTCGATTAACAAGTGGTATCATGTGGCATTGACCTACGATCAGGCAACTGGTAAAACTGTTATGTACCTTAATGGTACGAAGTGGGCTGAGTCTGCATGGAATATCTCTGGCTTCGATCCTAACGCTGATGTCGGTTTCAACATTGGTAAGATCCCTGGCTTCCCTTGGGGTGAACGTCCATTCTATGGTTATATGAGTGAGGTTCGTGTATGGAGTGTTGCTCGTAGTGAGAATCAGATTAAGCAGAATATGCTGAGTGTAGATCCTAAGTCTGACGGCTTGGAACTCTATTTCAAGTTGAATGGATCAGAGACCGTAAATGGCAATAAGATTAAGGATTCTGCTAAGGGTATCGAGTGTACCACAGGTGGTCTTGAGTTTACTACCCTTGCTCAACCACTTACAATGAAGGATCTTCAATAA